The following coding sequences lie in one Desulfomicrobium escambiense DSM 10707 genomic window:
- a CDS encoding phage baseplate assembly protein V, protein MLETRDRQSEERYRNRWYGKYRAFVRDNNDPERLGRVRLEIPAVLGSGRENWSEWAAPCFPYGGNDDTGMFLIPEEGASVWAEFEGGVVQYPIWTGVWLAKSNPGEQPEESKRTCANALCHDCEDKVEHQVNRHDDLEHKKYHDHPPYYCPRLKVLLKTETGHTILADDRDGDELLRIIDRAGQILTMEGKVKPEMQSGNALRRGTKDAEKGDQLDIASQIVGSRARIQLTDLCRQQVILEAWQDKEKVHILSCDKGRSRWQKILIDTTKGREKVHIWGLNGTQEILVDSTAAAEQIRLTDKAGQVVRMNAAPGQESISATDKSGSLVFMDGVAGNIIIRSTNTVLINT, encoded by the coding sequence ATGCTTGAAACCCGCGACCGTCAATCCGAGGAGCGCTACCGCAACCGCTGGTACGGCAAGTACCGGGCCTTCGTGCGCGACAACAACGATCCCGAACGCCTCGGCCGGGTCCGGCTGGAGATCCCCGCCGTGCTCGGCAGCGGGCGGGAGAACTGGTCCGAATGGGCCGCTCCCTGTTTCCCCTACGGCGGCAACGACGACACCGGCATGTTCCTGATCCCCGAGGAAGGTGCCTCGGTCTGGGCCGAGTTCGAGGGCGGCGTCGTCCAGTATCCGATCTGGACCGGGGTCTGGCTGGCCAAGAGCAATCCCGGCGAACAGCCCGAGGAATCCAAGCGCACCTGCGCGAATGCCTTGTGCCATGACTGCGAGGACAAGGTCGAGCATCAGGTCAACCGGCATGACGATCTCGAACACAAGAAGTACCACGACCATCCGCCGTATTACTGCCCGCGCCTGAAGGTCCTGCTCAAGACCGAAACCGGCCACACCATCCTGGCCGATGACCGCGACGGCGACGAGCTGCTGCGGATCATCGACCGCGCCGGACAGATCCTCACCATGGAAGGGAAGGTGAAGCCGGAGATGCAGAGCGGCAACGCTCTGCGCCGAGGCACGAAGGACGCTGAGAAAGGCGACCAGCTCGACATCGCCTCGCAGATCGTCGGCTCCCGCGCCCGCATCCAGCTCACCGACCTCTGCCGCCAGCAGGTGATCCTCGAAGCCTGGCAGGACAAGGAGAAGGTCCACATCCTCTCGTGCGACAAGGGCCGCTCCCGCTGGCAGAAGATCCTCATCGATACCACCAAGGGTCGGGAGAAGGTTCACATCTGGGGACTCAACGGCACCCAGGAAATCCTCGTCGATTCCACCGCCGCCGCCGAACAGATCCGGCTGACTGACAAGGCCGGTCAGGTGGTGCGCATGAACGCCGCGCCCGGCCAGGAGAGCATCAGCGCCACCGACAAGTCCGGCAGCCTCGTGTTCATGGATGGGGTGGCTGGAAACATCATCATTCGCTCGACGAACACCGTCTTGATCAACACCTGA
- a CDS encoding phage tail protein: MPKSLYQNWQFAIEVNGFDVALFHKGQEPKTEFEEVAFAPAGSMFDQKVAGRVKFEDITLEKGNLQDGSDEAAREWIKKQVDVNAVTGGLPADYMRDIDVVRYDRTGNETRRWTLHGAWVKALEYDELEGGNTENTIEKLTICFQYWT; the protein is encoded by the coding sequence ATGCCCAAGAGCCTTTACCAGAACTGGCAATTCGCCATCGAGGTAAATGGCTTCGACGTGGCCCTGTTCCACAAGGGACAGGAGCCAAAAACAGAATTCGAGGAAGTGGCCTTTGCCCCGGCCGGTTCGATGTTCGACCAAAAGGTGGCAGGGCGGGTCAAGTTCGAGGACATCACCCTCGAGAAAGGCAACCTGCAGGACGGCTCCGACGAGGCGGCCCGCGAATGGATCAAGAAACAGGTGGACGTGAACGCCGTCACCGGCGGTCTTCCGGCCGACTACATGCGCGACATCGACGTTGTCCGCTACGACCGCACCGGCAACGAGACCCGCCGCTGGACCCTGCACGGTGCCTGGGTGAAGGCGCTCGAATACGACGAGCTCGAAGGCGGCAACACCGAGAACACCATCGAGAAGCTCACCATCTGCTTCCAATACTGGACCTAA
- a CDS encoding phage late control D family protein yields the protein MDLDTFKPTFLIQIEGQDLSKDITQEITSFIFTDNEEELDVLELSVTDRNLQFVDDPLFQEGNEIVARFGYVGNLSPRKKAVIKDIDYDFPENGDPTIRIKAYDKGFKLAGKENQKVWQKPAPGILYSEIAEQIAAANGLTPVVTATKGTHLRVTQSNISDAQFLKELAEKARDRDGDGMSGYVFYIQDDELHFHPRELDQTPLLTLEYFTDTKGLLRSFRPSTQSQGAKGAGVETKTVGVDPRKKDVVEHKANNATTPERTALGKQTYLVDGNTGEGSFKEQETGQIVPSFDRSEGFHEEPRQEPAQDSAEGKFREAELRQVEADAATIGIPQLRAKKNVDIKGVGRKFSGIYYCHSVRHSISGAGYLCELKLKKNALGKGAGDKSAESQGKPNDKEAPPTPQNEPPAMVTIDADSGAVTQGGGNG from the coding sequence ATGGATCTGGATACCTTCAAACCGACATTTCTGATTCAGATCGAGGGGCAAGACCTCTCGAAGGACATCACCCAAGAGATCACCTCGTTCATATTCACCGACAACGAGGAGGAGCTGGATGTCCTCGAACTGTCGGTGACCGACCGCAACCTGCAGTTCGTCGACGATCCGCTGTTCCAGGAAGGCAACGAGATCGTGGCCCGCTTCGGCTACGTGGGGAACCTCTCTCCGCGCAAGAAGGCGGTCATCAAGGACATCGATTACGACTTCCCGGAAAACGGCGATCCAACTATCCGCATCAAGGCCTACGACAAGGGCTTCAAACTGGCGGGCAAGGAGAACCAAAAAGTCTGGCAGAAACCCGCTCCAGGCATCCTCTATTCGGAAATCGCCGAACAGATCGCCGCCGCCAACGGCCTCACGCCAGTGGTCACGGCCACCAAGGGAACCCATCTCCGCGTTACCCAGAGCAACATCTCGGACGCCCAGTTCCTCAAGGAGCTGGCGGAAAAGGCCCGCGACCGCGATGGCGACGGCATGAGCGGCTATGTCTTCTACATCCAGGACGACGAACTCCATTTCCACCCCCGCGAGCTCGACCAGACGCCGCTTCTGACCCTCGAATATTTCACCGACACCAAGGGCCTGTTGCGCTCGTTCCGCCCCAGCACCCAATCCCAGGGAGCCAAGGGCGCGGGTGTCGAAACCAAGACGGTCGGCGTCGACCCGCGCAAGAAGGACGTGGTCGAGCACAAGGCCAACAACGCCACCACCCCCGAGCGGACGGCCCTGGGCAAGCAGACTTATCTGGTCGACGGCAACACCGGCGAAGGCAGCTTCAAGGAACAGGAGACGGGGCAAATCGTGCCCAGCTTCGACCGTTCCGAAGGCTTTCACGAAGAGCCGCGCCAGGAGCCCGCCCAGGACAGCGCCGAAGGCAAATTCCGCGAGGCCGAGCTGCGCCAGGTCGAGGCGGATGCGGCCACCATCGGTATTCCCCAGCTACGCGCCAAGAAGAACGTCGATATCAAGGGCGTGGGACGGAAGTTTTCCGGCATCTATTACTGCCACTCGGTGCGCCACAGCATCAGCGGCGCTGGCTATCTCTGCGAACTCAAACTCAAGAAGAACGCCCTCGGCAAGGGCGCGGGCGACAAGTCCGCCGAGTCCCAGGGCAAACCCAACGACAAGGAGGCCCCGCCCACGCCGCAAAACGAGCCGCCAGCCATGGTGACCATCGACGCGGATTCCGGCGCGGTCACACAAGGAGGCGGCAATGGGTGA
- a CDS encoding DUF4406 domain-containing protein — protein sequence MKRIFVCSPFAGDIARNVKVAEALCRQVMRSGHAPFAPHLLYPTFTDDSVPEQRETGIACGLAYMECCDEVWAFTGNGISNGMRRELDRAGQLGKPILEIVEM from the coding sequence ATGAAACGCATCTTTGTCTGCAGCCCGTTCGCGGGCGACATAGCCCGAAACGTCAAGGTCGCCGAGGCACTTTGCCGCCAGGTCATGAGAAGCGGTCACGCGCCGTTCGCGCCGCATCTGCTGTATCCGACCTTCACCGACGACAGCGTTCCCGAGCAGCGGGAGACGGGCATCGCCTGCGGCCTGGCCTACATGGAATGTTGCGACGAGGTGTGGGCGTTCACCGGCAACGGCATTTCCAACGGCATGCGGCGGGAACTCGACCGGGCCGGACAACTGGGCAAACCGATCCTCGAGATCGTCGAGATGTAA
- a CDS encoding HK97-fold major capsid protein, with translation MKTNQLKIHSQEYMETMARLMSEALESPEGMRALAAAIAAPIEQEIKRKEISSLLLTKHTLPKGERPVYQKKPTVKAHWISKDGDAQEQEVGKDEVEFPTNRIHSNPMVDVSVLKNGNIGTLMDIQTSAADAIRKEMDRRTISVLSSAIPATNTIEVTGDLLTEEALNEAISIIEDLELSVKYIVMRGRRFNDMRGWNLDPQTKLELRQKGVIKNYGTGGILLTASMPLDEIIIVPDEEVGKMPVRENLKTESIDQKTRFKTGWLVWSEIGQGITRPDIMAKVKLVP, from the coding sequence ATGAAAACCAATCAGTTGAAGATCCACTCCCAGGAGTACATGGAAACCATGGCGCGGCTCATGAGCGAGGCTCTCGAGTCGCCCGAAGGCATGCGGGCGCTTGCCGCCGCCATTGCCGCGCCCATCGAACAGGAGATCAAGCGCAAGGAGATCTCCTCGCTGCTGCTCACCAAGCACACGCTGCCCAAGGGCGAACGTCCGGTTTACCAGAAGAAACCGACCGTCAAGGCCCACTGGATCAGCAAGGACGGCGACGCCCAGGAGCAGGAGGTGGGCAAGGACGAAGTCGAGTTCCCCACCAACCGCATCCACTCCAATCCGATGGTGGACGTGTCCGTCCTCAAGAACGGCAACATCGGCACGCTGATGGACATCCAGACCAGCGCCGCCGACGCCATCCGCAAGGAGATGGACCGCCGCACCATCTCGGTGCTCTCCTCGGCCATCCCGGCGACCAACACCATCGAGGTCACCGGCGACCTGCTCACCGAAGAGGCGCTGAACGAGGCCATCTCGATCATCGAGGACCTGGAGCTGTCGGTGAAGTACATCGTCATGCGCGGCCGCCGGTTCAACGACATGCGCGGCTGGAACCTCGATCCCCAGACCAAGCTCGAGCTGCGCCAGAAGGGTGTCATCAAGAACTACGGCACCGGCGGCATTCTGCTGACCGCCTCCATGCCGCTGGACGAGATCATCATCGTCCCGGATGAAGAGGTCGGAAAGATGCCGGTGCGCGAAAACCTGAAGACGGAGTCCATCGATCAGAAGACCCGCTTCAAGACCGGCTGGCTGGTGTGGTCCGAAATCGGCCAGGGCATTACCCGCCCTGACATCATGGCCAAGGTCAAACTGGTTCCGTAA
- a CDS encoding DNA adenine methylase — translation MELFATDLERLAFLLEADAALTLDPDALGTEAAEQSAPEELPPEKRPKYITNYIGSKQKLVDWIWKHTPEGVGTVLDAFSGSAVVAYMYKTKGLQVIANDRLRYCHHAAKAIIENNSVRLSEDEIEALLADNAKAGSFVQDNFKGIFFAKGVHALIDTIRANCDKLSGFKKDIALFGLGKTCMSGKGGFGHFSSSTDYGRRQDTPDEFKDRLRKNLQRINALVFDNDKENKAYRQDINDLLPKAKADLAYFDPPYATEFSTTNYERAYHFVEGLMTYWEGLEIKADTKVKYYETDHKTVTKANASEFFQTFLGNAKHIPHWLISYRDHAYPNEQELKRIIGSFGKQSRMKSKDHHYAITSKHGEASNAKERLFVCAPGAKASAEREEKPFPMAAAANFHTSIPVDIRLGDGERLATEAMDVGSAGDPQFSFVLCRTGTNKNGDHFTAEELSGRHMTAVNKKVDLQHSQEFNDIVGGIVAADYLEDDNGGRVECVGELYVHDTPAARLAYKLMKRGIISQVSMECDYQEGECSVCHKRFQNKADYCTHLRKFKGRDFNGQPVFEILHGVTFTGLGLLDRKGADENARILQVASLQSQPDQSQPEGDSTMEDKTKPTDDQAAKTESDAAKKKPAQQEGDPARVTDLEKENRQLKAQVAELQKRVQELEAEQKAAACRSRAKKLLTRLEKQGLSFASEEDREAELKRLAELSDEAFAATEAAYERLPKSAKADKDKEEKPADSDQGGKPAAKASTETPLRSDAGVRPHDVDDRKVSLEDRLRDGFMAAYRNRVGEDSPEHSEINA, via the coding sequence ATGGAACTGTTCGCCACAGACCTGGAAAGGCTGGCGTTTCTACTGGAGGCCGATGCGGCGCTGACTCTCGATCCCGATGCGCTCGGGACCGAGGCCGCCGAACAGTCCGCTCCTGAAGAGCTCCCTCCCGAGAAGCGCCCCAAGTACATCACCAACTACATCGGCAGTAAGCAGAAGCTCGTCGACTGGATCTGGAAGCATACCCCGGAAGGCGTTGGCACCGTGCTCGACGCCTTTTCGGGGTCTGCGGTCGTGGCCTACATGTACAAGACCAAGGGCCTCCAGGTCATCGCCAACGACCGGCTCCGCTACTGCCACCATGCCGCCAAGGCGATCATCGAGAACAACTCGGTTCGCCTGAGCGAGGACGAGATCGAGGCACTCCTGGCCGACAACGCCAAGGCGGGCAGCTTCGTTCAGGACAACTTCAAGGGCATCTTCTTCGCCAAGGGCGTCCATGCGCTGATCGACACCATCCGCGCCAACTGCGACAAGCTCTCCGGTTTCAAGAAAGACATCGCCCTGTTCGGCCTCGGCAAAACCTGCATGAGCGGCAAGGGCGGCTTCGGCCACTTCTCGTCGTCCACCGATTATGGCCGCCGCCAGGACACCCCCGACGAGTTCAAGGATCGTCTGCGCAAGAATCTGCAGCGCATCAACGCCCTGGTCTTCGACAACGACAAGGAAAACAAGGCATACCGGCAGGACATCAACGATCTGCTGCCGAAAGCCAAGGCGGATCTGGCCTACTTCGATCCGCCCTACGCCACCGAGTTCTCGACCACCAACTACGAGCGGGCCTACCACTTCGTGGAGGGGCTCATGACCTATTGGGAAGGGCTCGAAATCAAGGCCGACACCAAGGTCAAGTATTACGAGACCGACCACAAGACCGTCACCAAGGCCAACGCCAGCGAGTTTTTCCAGACCTTCCTCGGCAATGCCAAGCACATCCCGCACTGGCTGATCTCCTACCGCGATCACGCCTATCCCAACGAACAGGAGCTGAAGCGGATCATCGGCTCCTTCGGCAAACAGAGCCGGATGAAGTCCAAGGATCACCACTACGCCATCACCTCCAAGCACGGCGAGGCTTCCAACGCCAAGGAGCGTCTGTTCGTCTGCGCTCCCGGGGCCAAGGCCAGCGCCGAACGGGAGGAGAAACCCTTTCCGATGGCCGCCGCCGCGAACTTCCACACCAGCATCCCCGTGGACATCCGGCTGGGCGATGGTGAACGCCTCGCGACCGAGGCCATGGATGTCGGTTCGGCGGGCGACCCCCAGTTCAGCTTCGTTCTCTGCCGCACCGGGACCAACAAGAACGGCGACCACTTCACCGCCGAGGAGTTGTCCGGTCGGCACATGACAGCCGTGAACAAGAAGGTCGATCTGCAGCATTCGCAGGAGTTCAACGACATCGTCGGTGGCATCGTCGCCGCCGACTACCTGGAGGACGACAACGGCGGCCGCGTGGAATGCGTCGGCGAGCTGTACGTCCACGACACCCCGGCCGCCAGGCTGGCCTACAAGCTTATGAAGCGCGGGATCATCTCCCAGGTCTCCATGGAGTGCGACTACCAGGAAGGCGAATGTTCGGTCTGCCATAAGCGCTTCCAAAACAAGGCCGATTACTGCACGCACCTGCGCAAGTTCAAGGGCCGTGATTTCAATGGCCAACCTGTTTTCGAGATTCTGCACGGCGTCACTTTCACCGGACTGGGACTGCTCGACCGCAAAGGCGCGGACGAGAACGCCAGGATTCTGCAGGTGGCGTCCCTTCAGAGCCAGCCCGACCAATCCCAACCCGAAGGAGATTCCACGATGGAAGACAAAACCAAACCCACCGATGACCAGGCCGCCAAGACTGAATCTGACGCGGCCAAGAAGAAACCGGCCCAGCAGGAAGGCGATCCTGCTCGCGTTACCGACCTGGAAAAGGAAAACCGGCAGCTCAAGGCCCAGGTCGCCGAGCTGCAGAAACGAGTCCAGGAACTGGAAGCCGAACAAAAGGCGGCCGCCTGCCGCTCCCGGGCCAAGAAGCTGCTCACCCGGCTGGAGAAGCAGGGACTCTCCTTCGCTTCCGAGGAGGACCGGGAAGCCGAACTGAAACGCCTGGCCGAACTGTCCGACGAAGCCTTCGCCGCCACCGAGGCCGCTTACGAACGCCTGCCCAAGTCGGCCAAAGCGGACAAGGACAAGGAAGAGAAACCCGCCGACAGCGACCAGGGCGGCAAGCCCGCCGCCAAGGCCTCGACGGAAACCCCGCTGCGCAGCGACGCCGGTGTCCGGCCCCACGATGTGGACGACCGCAAGGTGTCGCTCGAGGACCGCCTGCGCGACGGGTTCATGGCCGCTTACCGCAACCGTGTCGGCGAGGACTCTCCCGAACACTCGGAAATCAACGCATAA
- a CDS encoding LysM peptidoglycan-binding domain-containing protein: MISRDSRYARCVLYRDSDGTSLGMRQRIDTTPRYDDRLHTVVEGDRLDLLAHRYLGDARLWWIICDYNDIFFPLALEPGLALRIPSREHVQMRLLD, encoded by the coding sequence ATGATCAGCCGTGATTCCCGCTACGCCCGCTGCGTTCTCTACCGGGACAGCGACGGCACCTCCCTCGGCATGCGCCAGCGGATCGACACTACTCCGAGATATGACGACCGCCTGCACACCGTGGTTGAGGGCGACCGTCTGGATCTGCTCGCGCACCGCTATCTGGGTGACGCCCGGCTCTGGTGGATCATCTGCGACTACAACGACATCTTTTTCCCGTTGGCGCTCGAGCCCGGCTTGGCGCTGCGAATTCCCTCCCGCGAACACGTTCAGATGCGCCTGCTCGACTGA
- a CDS encoding phage tail sheath C-terminal domain-containing protein, protein MPTYLSPGIYTRETDFSFYVKQISTSSAAMVGVAEKGPINKPVLVTSWEQFINRFGSYINESYLAYAARAFFDNGGSVLYVTRIAHLTDSTDRDTLTALKSSIVLQNREATPADALRIEAVNEGVWGDRLSISIEDGSLDPANHFNLVVRHKGDVVEVFKDLSMDETLPNHVELAINDRSDFILVQDLAAAMGTPSDRPALGVFTLSGGDNGLTDLADADFIGDPSQHTGLYGFDEIDALNLLMVPGVTTVPVINAGIAYAEGRKDLLFIADTPMHLEPLEAVDFRKGQGMYSHAAFNSSYAALYYPWLEISDPVNSRKKLVPPCGAVAGCIARSDQKTNVWNAPAGIDRGRIFNTLSLAYKTSRGERDVLYPEGVNVIAVFPDTGINIWGQKTLQSQPSAVDRINVRRLMMFMEEAISESSRFVVFEPNHPQTWRALGRLINPFLQDIKDKGGLYDFAFQCDEETNTPAVIDRNEMVARVFVKPTKTAEFIELNFILTSTGADFKEII, encoded by the coding sequence ATGCCGACCTATCTATCGCCCGGGATTTACACCCGGGAAACGGACTTCAGTTTCTATGTGAAGCAGATCTCGACCTCGTCGGCTGCCATGGTCGGAGTGGCCGAGAAAGGCCCGATCAACAAGCCTGTGCTGGTGACGAGCTGGGAACAGTTTATCAACCGTTTCGGCTCCTATATCAACGAAAGCTATCTGGCCTACGCCGCACGGGCGTTTTTCGACAACGGCGGGTCGGTCCTCTACGTCACCCGCATCGCCCATCTCACCGACTCCACCGACCGGGACACCCTGACGGCGCTCAAATCTTCCATCGTGCTGCAGAACCGGGAGGCGACGCCCGCCGACGCCCTGCGGATCGAGGCCGTGAACGAAGGCGTCTGGGGCGACCGACTCTCCATCTCCATCGAGGACGGTTCTCTCGATCCGGCCAACCATTTCAACCTGGTGGTCCGGCACAAAGGCGATGTGGTCGAGGTGTTCAAGGATCTGAGCATGGACGAGACGCTGCCGAACCATGTGGAGCTGGCGATCAACGACCGCTCGGATTTCATCCTGGTCCAGGATCTGGCCGCAGCAATGGGAACGCCCAGCGACCGTCCGGCATTGGGCGTGTTCACGCTCAGCGGCGGCGACAATGGTCTGACCGATCTGGCCGATGCGGACTTCATCGGCGATCCCTCGCAGCATACCGGCCTCTATGGCTTTGACGAGATCGACGCCCTGAACCTGCTGATGGTCCCCGGCGTCACCACAGTGCCGGTGATCAACGCCGGAATCGCCTATGCCGAGGGGCGCAAGGATCTGCTGTTCATCGCCGACACGCCCATGCACCTGGAGCCGCTCGAAGCGGTCGACTTCCGCAAGGGACAAGGGATGTACAGCCACGCGGCCTTCAACTCCTCCTACGCGGCGCTCTACTACCCCTGGCTGGAGATCAGCGATCCGGTCAACTCGCGCAAGAAGCTGGTGCCGCCCTGCGGCGCGGTGGCGGGATGCATCGCCCGCAGCGACCAGAAGACCAACGTCTGGAACGCGCCCGCCGGTATCGACCGTGGCCGCATCTTCAACACGCTCTCCCTGGCCTACAAGACCAGCCGTGGCGAGCGCGATGTGCTCTATCCGGAAGGGGTCAACGTCATCGCCGTGTTCCCCGACACCGGCATCAACATCTGGGGCCAGAAGACGCTGCAAAGCCAGCCCTCGGCCGTGGACCGCATCAACGTGCGCCGTCTGATGATGTTCATGGAGGAAGCCATCTCGGAATCCTCCCGCTTCGTGGTGTTCGAGCCGAACCATCCCCAGACCTGGCGTGCCCTCGGCCGCCTGATCAACCCCTTCCTGCAGGACATCAAGGACAAGGGTGGCCTCTACGACTTCGCATTCCAGTGCGACGAGGAGACCAATACCCCGGCGGTCATCGACCGCAACGAAATGGTGGCCCGCGTGTTCGTCAAGCCGACCAAGACGGCGGAGTTCATCGAGCTGAACTTCATCCTGACCAGCACCGGCGCGGACTTCAAAGAAATCATCTAA
- a CDS encoding DUF1353 domain-containing protein has translation MSAETKTQFSGTALGLSGPLRVEILPNGMTARLTQPFRVRTGAGRIIEVPAGFETDFASVPRLFWRVVPPWGRYSPAAVVHDYLYHTGKVSRLAADRVFLELMAALGVPLWKRQVMYWAVRLGGWLAWDTSRKRETEHA, from the coding sequence ATGAGCGCCGAAACCAAGACCCAGTTTTCCGGCACCGCGCTGGGTCTCTCCGGGCCGCTTCGGGTGGAGATACTTCCCAATGGAATGACCGCCAGGCTGACTCAGCCGTTCCGTGTCCGTACCGGCGCTGGCCGCATCATCGAAGTGCCCGCCGGGTTCGAGACCGACTTCGCCTCGGTGCCGCGCCTGTTCTGGCGCGTGGTGCCGCCCTGGGGGAGATATTCCCCGGCGGCCGTCGTTCACGACTACCTCTACCACACCGGCAAGGTCTCGCGGCTTGCTGCCGACCGCGTCTTTCTCGAACTGATGGCGGCCCTGGGCGTGCCTCTGTGGAAAAGACAGGTCATGTATTGGGCGGTTCGCCTTGGCGGCTGGCTGGCCTGGGACACCAGTCGAAAACGGGAGACGGAGCATGCTTGA
- a CDS encoding YcbK family protein, which produces MGDLSKNFNRSEFACKGKNCCGHSAAVHPDLVDALQALRDHIGKPLSITSGFRCNRHNKAVGGAEQSFHTLGMAADVSCPAGVSPEELAVIAEEIPLFREGGIGVYASWVHLDVRQSGKARWRS; this is translated from the coding sequence ATGGGTGATCTCAGCAAGAATTTCAACCGTTCGGAATTCGCCTGCAAGGGCAAGAACTGCTGCGGCCATTCGGCTGCGGTCCATCCCGACCTGGTCGACGCCCTGCAGGCTTTGCGCGACCACATCGGCAAACCGCTGTCCATCACCAGCGGCTTCCGTTGCAACCGGCACAATAAGGCGGTGGGTGGCGCGGAGCAGAGTTTCCACACGCTGGGCATGGCGGCCGACGTGAGCTGTCCCGCAGGCGTTTCGCCCGAGGAACTGGCGGTCATCGCCGAGGAAATTCCGCTCTTCCGCGAGGGCGGCATCGGCGTCTATGCCTCCTGGGTCCATCTCGACGTGCGCCAGTCGGGCAAGGCGAGGTGGCGGTCATGA
- a CDS encoding PAAR domain-containing protein — translation MSSQARLGDISSHGGVIITGASRTLDNGMPVARMGDLHVCPIPGHGVTPIVTGSFDTITEGLPNARIGDITACGAIIVTGSPNTIDN, via the coding sequence ATGAGTTCCCAGGCGCGACTCGGCGACATCAGCAGCCACGGTGGCGTCATCATCACCGGGGCAAGCCGAACGCTGGACAACGGCATGCCCGTGGCCCGCATGGGGGACCTGCACGTCTGTCCCATCCCGGGGCATGGCGTGACGCCCATCGTGACCGGGAGCTTCGACACCATCACCGAAGGATTGCCCAACGCCCGCATCGGCGACATCACCGCCTGCGGAGCCATCATCGTCACTGGCAGTCCCAACACCATCGACAACTGA